A stretch of Streptomyces vietnamensis DNA encodes these proteins:
- a CDS encoding carboxymuconolactone decarboxylase family protein has product MTTRRLTALAPEQAPGRARELLADIVERHGSVGEMVSTMAHSPALLDGYLSLSRAMKRVKIPRALSEKLSLAVQEWIGCGTCREAHREAGRAAGLTETDLELARQGTSTDPREAALIGLALRVLAEPGALSDEDVAEVRAHGWSDRVIAEVVGVVTLNLLTGAFNLLAGIQPEAEEG; this is encoded by the coding sequence ATGACCACGAGAAGACTGACCGCGCTCGCCCCCGAGCAGGCACCCGGCCGCGCACGCGAACTGCTCGCCGACATCGTCGAACGGCACGGCTCCGTCGGCGAGATGGTGTCCACGATGGCGCACTCGCCCGCGCTGCTCGACGGCTATCTCAGCCTCTCGCGGGCCATGAAGCGGGTGAAGATCCCCCGCGCACTGAGCGAGAAGCTGTCGCTCGCCGTCCAGGAGTGGATCGGCTGCGGCACCTGCCGCGAGGCGCACCGCGAGGCCGGCCGCGCGGCGGGACTGACCGAGACCGACCTCGAACTCGCCCGTCAGGGCACGTCGACCGACCCCCGCGAGGCCGCCCTGATCGGCCTCGCGCTGCGGGTCCTCGCGGAGCCCGGCGCCCTCTCCGACGAGGACGTCGCCGAGGTACGGGCCCACGGCTGGAGCGACCGGGTGATCGCCGAGGTGGTCGGCGTCGTCACCCTCAACCTCCTCACCGGCGCCTTCAACCTCCTCGCGGGGATCCAGCCGGAGGCCGAGGAGGGGTGA